One part of the Granulicella arctica genome encodes these proteins:
- the ppc gene encoding phosphoenolpyruvate carboxylase, giving the protein MSSLWTPTNWTERLAELEARTPELKEAPLRRDVRSLGMLLGEVLREQAGAPLYDAVEALRRIAIARREADAADDTAAASSHLQQALFSVHTHADDLTQTYQLARAFSFYFELINLAETNHRKRRRLSSALDPNIPPQRGSLRGALRQLKLAGINADQARALLDKICISPVFTAHPTEIARRSVMFKRRRISDLLEQLDRIPVPAPQLESLERDVIAEIAALWQTDDVRIERPTVRDEIRMALDYYESSLFDTLPVLYAEVAQALAAEFPDAGICCLADLPQLVSFGSWIGGDRDGNPFVTSAATHDALAMARSLLLVHYRRRLQNIFDQLGSSTQQVPITAELESLLNEYRAQLRAAGQTTLEERFTYESLRLLIACILMRLGASPQSSIPMPAAPALKPYTRAADLLSDLTVLRNCLIANRGSRLSEMLIDPLLLEIRTYGLHLQTLDIRQHAKVHAAAIAELSAWQPPSLTKSAVILSEAKDPCISLEAPQTTAPSSSSTLHLPPALTPQTTEVLDTFRAIAELKRTYAPESIRHYVISGATSAEDVLHVLWLARLGGVTVEATDEDPGLQPVPLFESIEDLQNAPAVMRQLWTSDVYKPLLASWNHRQEVMLGYSDSNKDGGMITSTWEIYQAHRALHDVARECGVTLRLFHGRGGTVGRGGGPTHRAIFAQPMDSFSGELRLTEQGEVLNWKYSDVVLAERNLELMIAASLDALARPDALRDTAHTAHLTGEILPAWEAAMDQLSATSYTFYRNEILDNPEVFTYFEEATPVAELEHARIGSRPARRASKDHKRSFADLRAIPWVFGWMQSRQLVPAFFGVGHALQAFINGPSLQTPGAPSFAASSQRVGSTEWAPTPESQAANLAQLQTMARDFPLFIDIIRNVEMALAKADFGIARLYASLVEDEALRNRVFTTLETEFQLTHRMILAVTGQSALLEKNPVLEQSIRLRNPYVDPMSLIQVELIRRKRAAQEKGEDSAELNRAITATINGISAGLRNTG; this is encoded by the coding sequence ATGTCGTCTCTCTGGACCCCCACCAACTGGACCGAGCGTCTCGCCGAGCTCGAGGCACGCACCCCTGAGCTGAAGGAAGCTCCCCTTCGCCGCGACGTGCGCTCCCTCGGCATGCTCCTCGGCGAGGTCCTTCGCGAGCAAGCCGGAGCCCCCCTCTACGACGCCGTAGAAGCTCTTCGCCGCATTGCCATCGCCCGTCGCGAAGCCGATGCAGCCGACGACACCGCCGCCGCCAGCAGCCATCTCCAGCAGGCCCTCTTCAGCGTCCATACCCACGCCGACGACCTCACCCAGACCTATCAGCTCGCCCGCGCCTTCAGCTTCTACTTCGAGCTCATCAACCTCGCCGAGACCAACCACCGCAAGCGCCGCCGGCTTTCCAGCGCCCTCGACCCCAACATCCCGCCCCAGCGAGGCAGCCTTCGCGGCGCGCTCCGCCAGCTCAAGCTCGCCGGCATCAACGCCGACCAGGCCCGCGCGCTCCTCGACAAAATCTGCATCTCTCCCGTCTTCACCGCTCACCCCACCGAAATCGCCCGCCGCAGCGTCATGTTCAAACGCCGCCGCATCTCCGACCTCCTCGAGCAGCTCGACCGCATCCCCGTCCCGGCCCCTCAGCTCGAATCCCTCGAGCGCGACGTCATCGCCGAGATCGCCGCCCTCTGGCAGACCGACGACGTCCGCATTGAGCGCCCCACCGTGCGCGACGAGATCCGCATGGCACTCGATTACTACGAGTCCTCGCTCTTCGACACCCTCCCCGTCCTCTACGCCGAGGTCGCACAAGCCCTCGCAGCCGAGTTCCCCGACGCAGGCATATGCTGCCTCGCCGACCTGCCCCAGCTCGTCTCATTCGGCTCTTGGATCGGCGGCGACCGCGACGGCAATCCCTTCGTCACCTCCGCCGCCACGCACGACGCCCTCGCCATGGCTCGCAGCCTCTTGCTCGTCCACTACCGCCGCCGCCTCCAGAACATCTTCGACCAGCTCGGCAGCTCCACCCAGCAAGTCCCCATCACCGCCGAGCTCGAATCTCTCCTCAACGAGTACCGCGCCCAGCTCCGCGCCGCCGGACAGACCACCCTCGAAGAGCGCTTCACCTATGAGTCCCTGCGCCTCCTCATCGCCTGCATCCTGATGCGCCTCGGAGCCTCCCCGCAGTCCTCCATCCCCATGCCCGCCGCGCCCGCGCTCAAGCCCTATACCCGCGCCGCCGACCTCCTCAGCGACCTCACCGTCCTCCGCAACTGCCTCATCGCCAACCGCGGCTCCCGCCTCAGCGAGATGCTGATCGATCCACTCCTCCTCGAAATCCGCACCTACGGCCTCCACCTCCAGACCCTCGACATCCGCCAACACGCCAAGGTCCACGCCGCCGCCATCGCCGAGCTCTCCGCCTGGCAACCACCTTCTCTCACCAAAAGTGCCGTCATCCTGAGCGAAGCGAAGGACCCCTGTATTTCGCTCGAAGCGCCACAAACGACCGCCCCTTCCAGTTCTTCCACCCTCCACCTGCCGCCGGCCCTCACCCCCCAAACCACCGAGGTCCTCGACACCTTCCGCGCCATCGCCGAGCTCAAGCGCACCTACGCCCCCGAATCCATCCGTCACTACGTCATCAGCGGAGCCACCTCCGCCGAAGACGTCCTCCACGTCCTCTGGCTAGCCCGCCTCGGTGGAGTAACTGTAGAAGCTACCGACGAAGACCCCGGCCTCCAGCCCGTCCCCCTCTTCGAGTCCATCGAAGACCTCCAGAACGCTCCCGCCGTCATGCGCCAGCTCTGGACCAGCGACGTCTACAAGCCCCTCCTCGCCTCATGGAACCACCGTCAGGAGGTCATGCTCGGCTACTCCGACTCCAATAAAGACGGCGGCATGATCACCAGCACCTGGGAGATCTACCAGGCCCACCGCGCCCTGCACGATGTAGCCCGCGAGTGCGGCGTCACCCTCCGCCTCTTCCACGGCCGCGGCGGCACCGTAGGCCGCGGCGGCGGCCCCACCCACCGCGCCATCTTCGCCCAGCCCATGGACTCCTTCTCCGGCGAACTCCGCCTCACCGAACAAGGCGAGGTCCTCAACTGGAAGTACTCCGACGTCGTCCTCGCCGAGCGCAATCTCGAGCTCATGATCGCCGCCTCCCTCGACGCCCTCGCCCGCCCCGACGCCCTCCGCGACACGGCCCACACCGCCCATCTCACCGGCGAGATCCTCCCCGCATGGGAGGCCGCCATGGACCAGCTCTCCGCCACCTCCTACACCTTCTACCGCAACGAGATCCTCGACAACCCCGAGGTCTTCACCTACTTCGAAGAGGCCACCCCCGTCGCCGAGCTCGAGCACGCCCGCATCGGCTCCCGTCCCGCCCGTCGCGCCAGCAAAGACCACAAGCGCAGCTTCGCCGACCTCCGCGCCATCCCCTGGGTCTTCGGCTGGATGCAGTCCCGCCAGCTCGTCCCCGCCTTCTTCGGCGTCGGCCACGCTCTGCAAGCCTTCATCAATGGACCGAGCCTCCAAACGCCGGGTGCCCCATCCTTTGCAGCATCATCGCAAAGGGTGGGATCAACAGAATGGGCTCCCACCCCTGAATCTCAGGCCGCAAATCTAGCCCAGCTCCAAACCATGGCCCGCGACTTCCCCCTCTTCATCGACATCATCCGCAACGTCGAGATGGCCCTCGCCAAAGCCGACTTCGGCATCGCCCGCCTCTACGCCTCACTCGTCGAGGACGAAGCCCTCCGCAACCGCGTCTTCACCACCCTCGAAACCGAGTTCCAGCTCACTCACCGCATGATCCTCGCCGTCACCGGCCAGTCAGCCCTGCTCGAAAAGAATCCCGTCCTCGAGCAGTCCATCCGCCTCCGCAACCCCTACGTCGACCCCATGTCCCTCATCCAGGTCGAGCTCATCCGCCGCAAACGAGCCGCCCAGGAAAAAGGCGAAGACTCCGCCGAACTCAACCGCGCCATCACCGCCACCATCAACGGCATCAGCGCCGGCCTCCGCAACACCGGCTGA
- a CDS encoding energy transducer TonB, whose product MLVLTLASPLALHAQSTEADLQSRLIGKPLYLRGSWREDKLHFDGSGKLLGTSDLRSFTLCGVDVTKVHLKNDKLLLDAKRVGLELKETMPKRVVLQVGTFHHLHDEDMQITIDLPQGGDYGAALDAIFADGLADLTPSLPTYWQPYAHKTFLPANTLAPTAQITPSTQQPPKKVGGAFEPPQLLKSADPIFSDAAHNLKYPAVILIGLIVEADGSASNLSLEKPAGLGLDEQALYAVRKYTFKPATENSVPVRVSLTIAVNFQIY is encoded by the coding sequence TTGCTCGTTCTAACACTCGCTTCACCTCTTGCGCTACACGCACAGTCCACAGAAGCCGATCTACAATCCCGCCTCATCGGCAAGCCGCTCTACCTGCGCGGATCTTGGCGCGAAGACAAGCTGCATTTTGACGGCTCCGGAAAGCTCTTGGGCACCTCCGACCTACGTAGCTTTACCCTCTGCGGCGTCGACGTAACCAAGGTTCATCTGAAAAATGACAAGCTGTTGCTCGATGCGAAACGCGTAGGACTAGAGCTTAAAGAAACAATGCCAAAACGCGTTGTTCTTCAGGTAGGGACCTTCCATCATCTGCATGACGAAGACATGCAAATCACAATTGACCTGCCGCAGGGTGGCGACTACGGAGCTGCATTGGACGCTATATTCGCCGATGGCCTTGCCGACCTCACACCATCTTTGCCAACATACTGGCAGCCTTACGCTCACAAGACGTTTCTGCCTGCCAACACACTTGCTCCAACCGCGCAGATAACTCCTTCTACCCAGCAACCTCCGAAGAAGGTCGGCGGTGCCTTCGAACCACCACAACTCTTGAAATCCGCCGATCCTATATTTTCCGACGCTGCACACAATTTGAAGTACCCGGCAGTCATCCTCATCGGCCTCATAGTGGAGGCGGACGGTTCAGCCTCGAACCTTAGCCTCGAAAAACCAGCGGGTCTTGGACTCGATGAACAAGCCCTCTACGCCGTGCGAAAATATACCTTCAAACCGGCCACCGAAAATAGCGTCCCTGTTCGAGTCAGTCTAACAATTGCGGTCAACTTCCAAATCTACTAG
- a CDS encoding energy transducer TonB — protein sequence MRTSTKFVLAALLALPVALSAQSFQPNLEARLIGKPLYLRGFWSADDLHFDGSGKLISPSETTAFTLSGMDVTKVQLHGDGLVIDGRRVGLELEQKDARARVPLQTDPMQPNSDEPIHIEIALAPGADYSKALDAIFADGLASLTPSLPPYWQVYASRNFLAPGDGLPMYPKKVEKAIDKPIRKGKDTILRPTLAHSVAPDYPQAARNLQYKASVVVSLVVGKEGNPTHLQLIRPAGLGLDEQAIAAVQHYTFNPGTQKGKPIPTDLNVIVVFGGAQPPL from the coding sequence ATGCGTACCTCTACGAAGTTCGTACTCGCCGCCCTCCTTGCTCTCCCCGTGGCCCTTTCGGCCCAGTCCTTCCAGCCGAATCTCGAAGCCCGTCTCATCGGCAAGCCGCTCTATCTCCGTGGCTTCTGGAGCGCCGACGATCTCCACTTCGACGGCTCCGGCAAGCTCATCAGCCCATCCGAGACCACGGCCTTCACCCTCTCCGGCATGGACGTCACTAAGGTCCAGCTCCACGGCGACGGCCTCGTCATCGACGGCCGCCGCGTCGGCCTCGAGCTCGAGCAGAAGGACGCCCGCGCCCGCGTCCCCCTCCAGACCGACCCCATGCAGCCCAACAGCGACGAGCCCATCCACATCGAGATCGCCCTCGCCCCCGGAGCCGACTACAGCAAAGCCCTCGACGCCATCTTCGCCGACGGCCTCGCCAGCCTCACGCCCTCCCTGCCGCCCTACTGGCAGGTCTACGCCAGCCGCAACTTCCTCGCCCCCGGCGACGGACTCCCCATGTATCCCAAAAAGGTGGAGAAGGCGATCGACAAGCCCATCCGCAAAGGCAAGGACACCATCCTCCGGCCCACCCTCGCCCACTCCGTCGCCCCCGACTACCCCCAGGCCGCCCGCAACCTCCAGTACAAGGCCAGCGTCGTCGTCAGCCTCGTCGTCGGCAAAGAGGGCAATCCCACGCACCTGCAACTCATCCGCCCCGCCGGTCTCGGCCTCGACGAGCAAGCCATCGCCGCCGTCCAGCACTACACCTTCAACCCCGGAACCCAAAAGGGCAAACCCATCCCCACCGACCTGAACGTCATCGTCGTCTTCGGCGGCGCTCAACCTCCCCTATAA
- a CDS encoding cupin domain-containing protein → MPLKLIKTDTPPATHPGAGMTRQVLAYSDQLMLVRHRFEKGWIGTPHSHPHHQLVYVLSGSIRIIADGEEAIAQAGDSFVVDGNVEHQAFALEDAEVLDVFTPHREDYAL, encoded by the coding sequence ATGCCGCTGAAGCTCATCAAAACTGACACCCCACCCGCAACCCACCCAGGTGCAGGCATGACCCGCCAGGTCCTCGCCTACTCCGACCAGCTCATGCTCGTCCGCCACCGCTTCGAAAAGGGCTGGATCGGCACCCCCCACAGCCACCCCCACCACCAGCTCGTCTACGTCCTCTCCGGCAGCATCCGCATCATCGCCGATGGCGAAGAGGCCATCGCGCAAGCCGGCGACAGCTTCGTCGTAGACGGCAACGTTGAACACCAGGCCTTCGCCCTCGAAGACGCCGAAGTCCTCGACGTCTTCACTCCCCACCGCGAGGACTACGCCCTCTAA
- a CDS encoding MFS transporter gives MSEGASSKAALESTAGSAFQSRDFRLYQTARLLVILGAEAQSVAVAWQVYQITHSALDLGYTGLALFLPGLFCVLPAGHAADRYDRRWIILICYAVQFVCTAGLLHFALNGTGGNGHRIWPIYTVLVGIGMGRAFSGPASSAMLPSLVPKEHFVNAVTWGATIFQIANIAGPAVGGLLFTLPLTGVLARWSGASVVYAFTMVMLAGFLVLVGMIRTRVTLAEKKAFGVRTMLAGLEYVWRAKLLLGSISLDLFAVLLGGAVALLPIFATDVLHAGPRGLGLLRAMPSLGALVVSLLLLVKPIKRHAGRKMLTCVGLFGAATVVFGLSRSIWVSLVALVAIGASDMVSVVIRSSILQLATPPEMRGRVSAVNWLFIGASNEFGEFESGLTAHWWGAVRAVVIGGLGSMMVTGSAAVLFPRLRNADSLTAESLMEANWEHSIAEPVN, from the coding sequence ATGTCTGAGGGTGCTAGTAGTAAGGCGGCGTTGGAGTCGACGGCGGGGAGTGCATTTCAGTCGCGGGATTTTCGGCTGTACCAGACGGCACGGCTGCTGGTGATTCTGGGGGCTGAGGCGCAGTCGGTCGCGGTGGCGTGGCAGGTGTATCAGATTACACATTCGGCGCTGGACCTTGGGTACACGGGGCTGGCGTTGTTTCTGCCGGGGCTATTCTGTGTGCTGCCTGCGGGACATGCGGCGGACCGGTACGACCGGCGCTGGATCATCCTGATCTGTTATGCGGTGCAGTTTGTGTGCACGGCGGGGCTGCTGCATTTCGCTTTGAATGGGACGGGTGGCAACGGGCACAGGATCTGGCCGATCTATACGGTGCTGGTGGGGATCGGGATGGGCAGGGCGTTCAGCGGACCGGCGTCGTCGGCGATGCTGCCGAGTCTGGTGCCGAAGGAGCATTTCGTTAATGCGGTGACGTGGGGCGCGACCATCTTCCAGATTGCCAATATTGCTGGCCCTGCTGTGGGCGGGCTGCTGTTTACGCTACCGCTGACGGGCGTGCTGGCTCGGTGGAGCGGCGCGAGCGTGGTGTATGCCTTCACGATGGTGATGCTGGCGGGTTTTCTGGTACTGGTCGGGATGATAAGGACAAGGGTGACGCTGGCGGAGAAGAAAGCGTTTGGCGTGCGAACGATGTTGGCTGGGCTCGAGTATGTGTGGCGTGCGAAGCTGCTGTTAGGCTCGATCTCGCTGGACTTGTTTGCGGTGTTGCTGGGAGGAGCGGTGGCGCTGCTGCCGATCTTCGCTACGGACGTTCTGCATGCGGGACCGCGCGGGCTGGGGCTGCTGCGGGCGATGCCTTCGCTGGGTGCGCTGGTGGTGTCGCTGCTGCTGTTGGTGAAGCCGATCAAACGACACGCGGGGCGAAAGATGCTGACGTGTGTCGGGCTCTTCGGTGCGGCGACGGTGGTGTTTGGGCTGTCGCGGAGTATATGGGTGAGCCTGGTGGCGCTGGTGGCGATTGGCGCGAGCGACATGGTGAGTGTGGTGATCCGGTCGAGCATTTTGCAGTTGGCTACACCGCCGGAGATGCGCGGGCGGGTGAGCGCGGTGAACTGGTTGTTCATTGGTGCATCGAATGAGTTTGGCGAGTTCGAGAGCGGGTTGACGGCGCACTGGTGGGGTGCGGTGCGTGCGGTGGTGATTGGCGGGCTTGGGTCGATGATGGTGACCGGGTCGGCTGCGGTGTTGTTTCCTCGGCTGCGGAATGCGGATTCGCTGACGGCGGAGAGTTTGATGGAAGCGAACTGGGAGCACAGTATTGCGGAGCCGGTGAACTAG
- a CDS encoding TolC family protein, whose translation MAVLCWMVGFSAQAQDASGLPSAPTPAAGVLTATAPVTKLAGDVVVEKETDGPLSLSIDDAIALGLKRNLQVELGVQNERRVKGEVLTVGNALLPSVTAKLSTGTQEVNLAAMGFKPSLLAEFGLTDFKTIVKVDTTSAQLKVDQQLFNVPAYYLYRSAQKAVNAASFATLNARGSVALSVGSEYLRALADSSQISNAQALLKADEVVLKQAVDSHAAGVGTNLDVLRARVAYQQQQQVLINDENAFAKDKIALNRLMGLPAGQELRLTDPVPFDQMTAMPLVQARDLAYTRRKDYLQLLSELEVAERSEKAVKYEYAPTVSFGGFYGVLGMTHGLYHGDFTAQGQVSIPIFHEAEFRGEREVASSQMIGLRQQIASLRDTIDEQIREAMLDVESTQQLVSVAKSNVALSQQVLDDATDRFKAGVDDNLPVVQAQATLAGAQTRLVETLYQYNTAKLTLARNTGVVETRYREYLGK comes from the coding sequence ATGGCGGTACTGTGCTGGATGGTGGGTTTCAGCGCGCAGGCGCAGGATGCCTCCGGCCTGCCTTCGGCTCCGACACCAGCGGCGGGCGTGTTGACGGCGACTGCGCCGGTGACGAAGCTGGCGGGCGATGTGGTGGTAGAGAAGGAGACGGATGGGCCGCTTTCTCTGAGCATCGACGATGCGATTGCGCTGGGGCTGAAGCGGAATCTCCAGGTTGAGCTGGGAGTTCAGAACGAACGGCGGGTGAAGGGCGAGGTGCTGACGGTGGGGAATGCGCTGCTGCCCTCGGTGACGGCGAAGCTTTCGACCGGGACGCAGGAAGTGAACCTGGCGGCGATGGGCTTCAAGCCATCTTTGTTGGCGGAGTTTGGGCTTACCGACTTTAAGACGATCGTGAAGGTCGATACGACGAGTGCGCAGTTGAAGGTGGATCAGCAGCTGTTTAACGTTCCGGCGTATTACTTGTACCGGTCGGCGCAGAAGGCGGTGAATGCGGCTTCGTTTGCGACGTTGAACGCGCGTGGCAGTGTTGCGTTGTCGGTGGGTTCGGAGTATCTGCGGGCGCTGGCGGATTCGTCGCAGATCAGCAATGCGCAGGCGCTGCTGAAGGCAGACGAGGTGGTGCTGAAGCAGGCGGTGGACTCTCATGCGGCTGGCGTGGGGACGAACCTGGATGTGCTGCGGGCGCGGGTTGCGTATCAGCAGCAGCAACAGGTGCTGATCAACGACGAGAATGCGTTCGCGAAGGATAAGATCGCGCTGAACCGGCTGATGGGGCTTCCGGCGGGGCAGGAGCTGAGGCTGACGGACCCGGTGCCGTTTGACCAGATGACGGCGATGCCGCTGGTGCAGGCTCGGGACCTGGCGTATACGCGGCGGAAGGACTATCTCCAGTTGCTGTCGGAGCTGGAGGTGGCGGAGCGGTCGGAGAAGGCTGTGAAGTACGAATATGCTCCGACGGTGTCGTTTGGCGGCTTCTATGGCGTGCTGGGCATGACGCATGGGCTGTATCACGGAGACTTTACGGCGCAGGGGCAGGTGAGTATTCCGATCTTCCATGAGGCGGAGTTCCGCGGTGAGCGCGAGGTGGCGTCGTCGCAGATGATCGGGTTGCGGCAGCAGATTGCCAGCTTGCGGGACACGATCGACGAGCAGATTCGCGAGGCGATGTTGGATGTCGAGTCGACGCAGCAGTTGGTGTCGGTAGCGAAGAGCAATGTTGCGTTGTCGCAGCAGGTGCTTGACGACGCGACCGATCGCTTCAAGGCGGGTGTGGACGACAATCTTCCGGTGGTGCAGGCTCAGGCGACGCTGGCGGGAGCGCAGACACGGCTGGTCGAGACGCTGTATCAGTACAACACCGCGAAGCTGACGCTGGCTCGGAATACGGGTGTGGTGGAGACGCGTTACCGCGAATATCTGGGGAAATAA
- a CDS encoding DsbA family protein, which yields MRLTSMTRLVLIAALLACLPAATPAHAQLSAPPNTANNFRDTSMVRAPAGARVAIYEFEDLECPACSHAFPIVHAAIEHYHIPLVRHDFPLKMHIWSFDAAVTARYIQDKISPKVAEDFRRDVFASQSGIANKDDLQNFTRKWFQNHGQNMPFVVDPSGLFTQEVKSDYTLGERIGLTQTPTVFVVTQKSWTQVTDMNYLYQTIDAALAQTSAPAATHTHAKK from the coding sequence ATGCGTCTGACCTCTATGACCCGCCTCGTCCTCATCGCCGCCCTCCTCGCCTGCCTTCCCGCAGCCACCCCAGCGCACGCGCAGCTCTCTGCACCGCCCAACACCGCCAATAACTTCCGCGATACCTCCATGGTCAGGGCACCCGCTGGAGCCAGGGTCGCCATCTACGAGTTCGAAGACCTCGAGTGCCCCGCCTGCTCCCACGCCTTCCCCATCGTCCACGCGGCCATCGAGCACTACCACATCCCGCTCGTCCGCCACGACTTCCCCCTCAAGATGCACATCTGGAGCTTCGACGCCGCCGTCACCGCCCGCTACATCCAGGACAAGATCTCCCCCAAGGTAGCCGAGGACTTCCGCAGAGATGTCTTCGCCAGCCAGTCCGGAATCGCCAACAAGGATGACCTCCAGAACTTCACCCGCAAGTGGTTCCAGAATCACGGCCAGAACATGCCCTTCGTAGTAGACCCCAGCGGCCTCTTCACCCAGGAAGTCAAGTCCGACTACACCCTCGGCGAGCGCATCGGCCTCACCCAGACCCCCACCGTCTTCGTCGTCACCCAGAAGAGCTGGACCCAGGTCACCGACATGAACTACCTCTACCAGACCATCGACGCCGCGCTTGCCCAGACCAGCGCGCCCGCCGCCACGCACACCCACGCCAAAAAGTAG
- a CDS encoding radical SAM protein, which yields MSTVTPFVPPPIAPPKPISLKRRWKKVTRKLRELGSIGSALASTGHPYMAHIVPMRRCNLACTYCNEFDDVSDPVPIDEMLRRIDHLGRLGTSVITISGGEPLLHPDLDKVIARIRKTGAIAGMITNGYLLMPDRIERLNKAGLDHMQISIDNVMPDDVSKKSLKVLDAKLRMLAEHADFHVNINSVVGGGIADPNDALKVSERALALGFSSTIGIIHDGSGQLKPLGEAERAVWDRVRNLTRRSYSRFNHFQEAIANGKPNDWRCRAGGRYVYICEFGLVHYCSQQRGYPGVPLAEYKTADVKREFLTEKSCAPNCTISCVHQVSYIDHWRAPQKTFVSPNAGGHGAAEAELVQIR from the coding sequence ATGTCCACCGTCACCCCATTTGTTCCTCCACCGATTGCCCCTCCCAAGCCCATCAGTCTGAAGCGTCGCTGGAAGAAGGTGACGAGGAAGCTGCGGGAGCTGGGGTCGATTGGATCGGCTCTGGCTTCGACGGGACATCCGTATATGGCGCACATTGTGCCGATGCGGCGGTGCAATCTGGCGTGTACGTACTGCAATGAGTTTGATGATGTGTCCGATCCGGTGCCGATCGACGAGATGCTGCGGCGGATCGATCACCTGGGGCGTCTGGGGACGTCGGTGATTACGATTTCGGGTGGCGAGCCGTTGCTGCACCCGGATCTGGACAAGGTGATTGCGCGGATTCGCAAGACGGGCGCGATTGCCGGAATGATTACAAACGGCTATCTGCTGATGCCGGACAGGATCGAGCGGCTGAACAAGGCTGGGCTCGATCATATGCAGATCTCGATCGACAACGTGATGCCGGACGATGTATCGAAGAAGAGTTTGAAGGTGCTGGACGCGAAGCTGCGGATGCTCGCGGAGCATGCGGACTTTCATGTGAATATCAACTCGGTGGTTGGCGGTGGGATTGCGGACCCGAACGATGCTCTGAAGGTGAGCGAGCGGGCGCTGGCGCTGGGATTCAGCTCGACCATCGGGATCATCCATGATGGGTCGGGACAGTTGAAGCCGCTGGGCGAGGCGGAGCGCGCGGTGTGGGACAGGGTACGGAACCTGACGCGGCGGAGCTACTCACGGTTCAATCATTTTCAGGAAGCGATTGCCAACGGCAAGCCGAACGACTGGCGTTGCCGGGCGGGCGGGCGTTATGTGTACATTTGCGAGTTCGGGCTGGTGCATTACTGCTCGCAGCAGCGAGGATATCCCGGGGTTCCGCTGGCGGAGTACAAGACGGCCGATGTGAAGCGAGAGTTCCTGACGGAGAAGTCGTGTGCGCCGAACTGCACGATCAGTTGCGTGCATCAGGTGAGCTATATCGATCACTGGCGAGCTCCGCAGAAGACCTTTGTGAGCCCGAATGCCGGTGGGCATGGGGCGGCTGAGGCGGAGCTGGTGCAGATTCGGTAA
- a CDS encoding PDZ domain-containing protein: protein MLVAKVQVGAMRTMSPAMVRGRSAVAMCGVGLLVGLMLVSSAEAVSPLGSSRHWGRHAGPPPQGYLGINFHTVGEDQVSVLRLKDAHGAEISVLDHDGPACKSGLREHDVILLMDGQPIVNEDVLRRLLHDTPPGKTVVFVISRDGQQQTISTQLANRDTVGEQAWEQHMTVHDPAEPDGAAVHGSGFLGNSAPSSNDVPRHGFMSTTILSSSYTGALLEVMGPQLQDYFGSETGLLVRAVDPNSPAAAAGMRAGDVVVKIEAMTVVNSVDWLRTVHDNRGKPLSVVVLRDKKEQILTLIPDSKKRSSVMPKLWPGARERSETTVGMVQTPGRLE from the coding sequence ATGCTGGTTGCGAAGGTACAGGTCGGAGCGATGCGTACGATGAGTCCCGCGATGGTGCGGGGCCGCAGTGCTGTGGCGATGTGTGGGGTGGGGCTGCTGGTGGGTTTGATGCTGGTGTCGTCGGCGGAGGCGGTGTCTCCGTTGGGGAGCTCGCGGCATTGGGGCAGGCATGCCGGGCCGCCGCCGCAGGGGTATCTGGGGATCAATTTTCATACGGTTGGCGAGGATCAGGTGTCGGTGTTGCGGCTGAAGGATGCGCATGGGGCGGAGATCAGTGTGCTCGACCATGATGGCCCGGCGTGCAAGTCGGGGCTGCGCGAGCACGACGTGATTCTGCTGATGGACGGCCAGCCTATTGTGAACGAAGATGTGTTGCGGAGGTTGCTGCACGACACGCCGCCGGGCAAGACGGTGGTGTTTGTGATCAGTCGCGATGGACAGCAGCAGACGATCTCCACGCAACTTGCGAATCGGGATACGGTGGGGGAGCAGGCGTGGGAGCAGCACATGACGGTGCATGATCCTGCGGAGCCGGATGGGGCTGCGGTGCACGGCAGCGGTTTTCTGGGCAATAGTGCACCGAGCAGCAACGATGTGCCGCGGCATGGTTTTATGAGTACGACAATCTTGAGTTCGTCGTATACGGGCGCGTTGCTGGAGGTGATGGGGCCGCAGTTGCAGGACTATTTTGGCTCAGAGACCGGGCTGCTGGTGCGAGCGGTCGATCCGAACAGTCCGGCGGCAGCGGCGGGCATGCGGGCGGGCGATGTTGTGGTGAAGATTGAAGCGATGACGGTGGTGAACAGCGTAGATTGGCTGAGGACGGTGCATGACAACCGGGGCAAGCCACTTTCGGTGGTGGTGCTGCGGGATAAGAAGGAGCAGATTCTGACGCTGATCCCGGACTCGAAGAAGCGGTCGAGCGTGATGCCGAAGCTGTGGCCGGGCGCCAGGGAGCGTTCCGAGACCACAGTGGGGATGGTTCAGACGCCGGGACGGCTGGAGTAG